In Vicia villosa cultivar HV-30 ecotype Madison, WI unplaced genomic scaffold, Vvil1.0 ctg.000077F_1_1, whole genome shotgun sequence, a single window of DNA contains:
- the LOC131623741 gene encoding uncharacterized protein LOC131623741, whose protein sequence is MFGGGGANKVLSKCSVWWKDVLKIISSSSHDPIVDLCRFSVHNGFSTPFWEAKWLCDFTLKDFFPDLYVISRLKYVSVAAMGGWKDGMWCWGDFGISEVEVDELCLEEVYADFKGKVVGFRGWLEGKDAVEWNNSEDKVFSVASCYEFYNNLRFSYGPPNRNDGAFGLLWKLEVPFKFKAFGWRLFLNRLPVKDLLKIRGISISLEESKCVFCGLCLESCNYLFFSCLVVKNIWSEVAFWVGKGDTVDDECLSNFTDWHLFFRSKKVKDRKLGVVWLATTWVIWTVKNGSCFRKEAWNVNNIVWNIKHLVWRWSFCGKITHPNYSFYEFCMDPMHFLS, encoded by the coding sequence ATGTTCGGTGGTGGAGGGGCTAATAAAGTCCTTTCAAAGTGTTCGGTTTGGTGGAAGgatgttttaaaaattatttcttcttcttctcatgaTCCTATTGTTGATTTGTGTAGGTTTTCCGTCCATAATGGTTTTTCTACTCCGTTTTGGGAGGCTAAATGGTTGTGTGATTTTACTTTGAAAGATTTTTTTCCGGATTTATATGTCATTTCCCGATTAAAGTATGTTTCGGTGGCGGCCATGGGAGGGTGGAAAGATGGTATGTGGTGTTGGGGAGATTTTGGAATATCCGAGGTAGAGGTGGATGAATTATGCTTGGAGGAGGTCTATGCGGATTTTAAAGGGAAGGTGGTGGGGTTTAGAGGTTGGTTGGAGGGCAAGGATGCCGTTGAGTGGAATAATTCCGAGGATAAGGTTTTTTCGGTAGCTTCTTGTTATGAATTCTATAACAATCTTCGCTTTAGTTATGGTCCTCCTAATAGGAATGATGGAGCTTTTGGGTTGTTGTGGAAATTGGAAGTTCCTTTTAAATTCAAGGCCTTCGGTTGGAGATTATTCCTTAATAGGCTTCCGGTGAAAGATTTATTGAAGATCCGAGGTATTTCTATTTCTTTGGAGGAGTCTAAGTGTGTGTTTTGTGGGTTATGTTTGGAATcttgtaattatttattttttagttgctTGGTGGTGAAAAATATTTGGAGTGAGGTTGCTTTTTGGGTTGGTAAAGGGGACACGGTAGATGATGAGTGTTTGTCGAATTTTACGGATTGGCACTTATTTTTTCGTAGTAAAAAAGTGAAAGATAGGAAGTTGGGAGTGGTTTGGCTAGCCACCACTTGGGTTATATGGACGGTTAAGAATGGTAGTTGCTTTCGGAAGGAGGCTTGGAATGTGAATAATATTGTTTGGAACATTAAGCACTTGgtgtggaggtggtctttttgcgGGAAAATTACTCACCCCAATTACTCTTTCTACGAGTTTTGCATGGATCCTATGCACTTTTTGTCGTAg